A part of Populus alba chromosome 8, ASM523922v2, whole genome shotgun sequence genomic DNA contains:
- the LOC118054553 gene encoding RNA demethylase ALKBH10B isoform X1 has product MAMPPGNVVIPDKVQFPAGAVGGGGGGNEIHQHQLQRHQWFPVDERDGFISWLRGEFAAANAIIDSLCHHLRAVGEAGEYDLVVGCIQQRRSNWNHVLHMQQYFSVGEVIVALQQVVLRRQQQQQQNHHHQQRFYYDHGKVGGRDFKRSSSAGFNRGHRGGGGGGGDAVKEGVNSSVENHSFNGNSSENIRSEKFEEVKSGGDGGKSDDKKDATAKSHTDNHKNSSGNAQGTVSGNSEAVAVDDWSSPKESDSHPSNNQNEKQNLAITPKTFVAEEKIDGQMVNVVDGLKLYENLLDSSEVSKLVSLVNELRATGRRGQCQAGQTYILSKRPMKGHGREMIQLGLPIADAPAEDENATGTSKERRVESIPALLQDVIEHFVAMQVMTMKPDSCIIDIYNEGDHSQPHMWPPWFGKPVSVLFLTECELTFGKVIDTLHHGDYKGSLKLSVAPGSFLVMQGKSSDLAKHAIPVIRKQRMLVTFTKSQPKKLTSNDGPRLPSHTGAPSSHWGPPPSRSPNHLRHHVPKHYAAIPTTGVLLVPPIRPQIPPPNGVQPLFMTTPVAAPMPFPAPVPIPPVSTGWPTSSPRHPSARLPVPIPGTGVFLPPPGSGNASSALQLSAIATEMNFPTETDKEKENGPGKSNQDTSGSPKEKSAEKTQRQDSNGDVDGIAVKKEEQQRVSHTVAGQSAGAV; this is encoded by the exons atgGCAATGCCACCAGGAAATGTGGTCATACCGGACAAAGTTCAGTTTCCTGCTGGTGCTGTCGGTGGCGGAGGTGGTGGAAATGAGATCCACCAGCACCAACTCCAAAGGCACCAGTGGTTCCCTGTCGACGAGCGCGACGGGTTTATCTCGTGGCTGAGGGGGGAATTCGCTGCTGCCAATGCGATTATTGATTCTCTCTGCCACCACCTGCGTGCCGTCGGGGAAGCTGGTGAGTATGATTTAGTTGTAGGGTGTATACAGCAGAGGAGGAGTAATTGGAATCATGTGCTGCATATGCAGCAGTACTTTTCGGTGGGGGAGGTTATTGTTGCATTGCAACAAGTTGTATTGAGGagacagcagcagcagcagcagaatcACCATCATCAGCAGAGGTTTTATTACGATCACGGTAAAGTTGGGGGAAGGGATTTTAAAAGATCTTCGAGTGCCGGGTTTAATAGAGGACAcaggggtggtggtggtggtggtggtgatgcaGTGAAAGAAGGGGTTAATTCTAGTGTAGAGAATCATAGTTTTAATGGAAATTCTTCGGAGAATATTAGGAGTGAGAAATTTGAGGAGGTAAAATCCGGTGGTGATGGTGGGAAATCTGACGATAAGAAAG ATGCTACTGCAAAATCACATACAGATAACCACAAGAATAGTTCGGGGAATGCACAAGGAACCGTTTCTGGAAATTCAGAAGCTGTGGCTGTTGATGATTGGTCTAGCCCCAAAG AGAGTGATTCACATCCTAGCAACAATCAGAATGAGAAGCAGAATCTTGCTATCACTCCAAAAACATTTGTTGCCGAGGAGAAGATAGATGGACAGATG GTTAATGTGGTTGATGGACTGAAATTGTATGAAAACTTGCTTGATAGCTCGGAAGTTTCAAAGCTTGTTTCTTTGGTTAATGAGTTAAGAGCTACTGGGAGAAGAGGACAGTGTCAAG CAGGTCAGACATATATCCTCTCCAAAAGGCCCATGAAGGGACATGGAAGGGAGATGATACAATTGGGTCTTCCCATTGCAGATGCACCCGCAGAAGATGAAAATGCAACTGGGACCTCCAAAG AACGGAGAGTAGAATCCATTCCTGCATTGCTGCAAGATGTAATCGAACATTTTGTTGCCATGCAAGTTATGACCATGAAGCCAGACTCTTGCATAATTGATATCTATAATGAG GGTGATCACTCCCAGCCTCACATGTGGCCTCCATGGTTTGGAAAGCCTGTTTCAGTTCTTTTCTTGACAGAATGTGAGCTGACTTTTGGGAAAGTAATTGATACCCTGCATCACGGGGATTATAAAGGGTCTCTCAAGCTTTCTGTTGCACCTGG ATCCTTCCTTGTGATGCAAGGGAAGTCATCAGATTTGGCCAAGCATGCAATCCCCGTGATTAGAAAGCAACGGATGCTTGTTACCTTCACCAAGTCTCAACCAAAGAAACTTACATCTAATGATGGCCCGCGGCTTCCTTCACACACTGGAGCCCCATCTTCCCATTGGGGTCCACCACCAAGCAGATCCCCGAATCATCTTCGTCATCATGTGCCGAAGCATTACGCAGCAATTCCAACAACTGGTGTACTGTTGGTGCCGCCTATTCGGCCTCAAATTCCACCTCCAAATGGTGTACAGCCACTCTTCATGACCACCCCAGTTGCAGCGCCAATGCCATTCCCTGCACCAGTTCCCATCCCACCAGTTTCAACTGGATGGCCTACATCCTCTCCAAGGCATCCTTCGGCTCGCCTACCTGTCCCCATCCCCGGCACAGGTGTTTTCCTCCCTCCTCCAGGTTCCGGCAATGCATCATCTGCACTGCAGTTGTCTGCGATTGCGACTGAGATGAATTTTCCTACAGAGacagacaaagaaaaagaaaatggaccAGGGAAGTCCAATCAGGATACAAGTGGTTCTCCAAAAGAGAAATCTGCTGAAAAGACTCAAAGACAAGACTCCAATGGAGATGTGGATGGAATAGCTGTGAAAAAGGAAGAACAGCAACGTGTTAGCCATACAGTAGCTGGCCAGTCAGCTGGAGCCGTgtag
- the LOC118054615 gene encoding type IV inositol polyphosphate 5-phosphatase 9, which yields MWPRLVANKILGKRLSSSNFVADFPGDSRTCSLLDISSLGQPSLSDNTIRKDNFHDYNVFVSTWNVGGIAPQEDLDISDWLDTPNNICDIYVFGFQEIVPLRASNVLGSENSKVSMKWNSLIREALNKKIQYCLEKQKYNHKQLGIRAQKTSVIEDEKAVFESSIPEDFRCVICKQMVGILISVWIRSDLRPYVRHPSVSCVGCGIMGLGNKGSVSVRFRLHETSFCFVCSHLASGGREGDEKLRNSDVAEIFSRTSFHRRPSLDLARNILDHDRVILLGDLNYRVSLPEATTRLLVDRKEWNALLDNDQLRMGLVKGQVFEGWQEGLIKFAPTYKYCLKSNVYFGCAEGQRGGKWRAPAWCDRIIWHGEGLQQHVYTRGESNLSDHRPVKAMFTAEVQVSSTLKGLQKFFLSERFELSIK from the exons ATGTGGCCAAGATTAGTAGCTAACAAGATCCTTGGAAAGAGATTGAGCAGCAGCAACTTTGTGGCAGATTTTCCAGGTGACTCAAGAACCTGTAGCTTGCTGGATATTTCAAGCTTAGGTCAACCATCGTTGAGCGATAACACCATCCGCAAGGACAACTTCCACGACTACAA TGTTTTCGTCAGCACATGGAATGTTGGCGGGATTGCACCACAGGAAGATTTGGATATTTCCGATTGGCTAgatactcccaataatatttgcGACATATACGTTTTCGG GTTTCAAGAGATTGTGCCTCTAAGAGCATCGAATGTTTTAGGTTCTGAAAATAGTAAAGTCTCAATGAAATGGAATTCATTGATTAGAGAAGCATTGAACAAGAAGATTCAGTATTGCCTAGAAAAACAGAAATACAACCACAAGCAGCTAGGTATAAGAGCACAAAAAACCTCTGTCATCGAAGATGAAAAGGCAGTATTCGAAAGCAGCATTCCTGAAGACTTCCGGTGTGTCATTTGTAAACAGATGGTCGGGATATTAATATCAGTATGGATTCGAAGTGATCTCCGTCCTTACGTCCGGCATCCTAGCGTTTCTTGTGTAGGCTGTGGCATCATGGGCCTAGGAAACAAG GGATCTGTGTCGGTTAGATTTCGGTTACATGAAACAAGCTTCTGCTTTGTGTGCAGTCATCTAGCTTCAGGAGGTAGAGAGGGAGATGAAAAGCTTAGAAATTCTGACGTAGCCGAAATATTTTCTCGAACAAGCTTCCATAGACGCCCTTCGCTTGATTTGGCGCGAAATATTCTAGATCATGA CCGAGTAATTTTGCTTGGAGATTTGAACTATAGAGTTTCTCTACCAGAAGCAACAACTCGATTATTGGTGGATAGAAAAGAATGGAATGCATTGCTAGACAATGATCAG CTAAGGATGGGGCTCGTAAAAGGACAAGTATTTGAAGGTTGGCAGGAAGGACTCATCAAATTTGCTCCCACTTACAAATATTGCCTGAAATCAAATGTATATTTTGGATGTGCTGAAGGCCAAAGAGGTGGAAAGTGGCGTGCCCCTGCGTG GTGCGATCGGATTATTTGGCACGGGGAGGGGCTACAGCAACATGTGTACACTAGAGGTGAGTCAAACTTGTCTGATCATAGACCAGTCAAGGCCATGTTTACTGCAGAAGTTCAGGTTTCAAGCACCTTAAAAGGGCTTCAAAAATTCTTCCTTTCAGAGAGGTTTGAATTATCCATCAAATAA
- the LOC118054553 gene encoding RNA demethylase ALKBH10B isoform X2: MAMPPGNVVIPDKVQFPAGAVGGGGGGNEIHQHQLQRHQWFPVDERDGFISWLRGEFAAANAIIDSLCHHLRAVGEAGEYDLVVGCIQQRRSNWNHVLHMQQYFSVGEVIVALQQVVLRRQQQQQQNHHHQQRFYYDHGKVGGRDFKRSSSAGFNRGHRGGGGGGGDAVKEGVNSSVENHSFNGNSSENIRSEKFEEVKSGGDGGKSDDKKDATAKSHTDNHKNSSGNAQGTVSGNSEAVAVDDWSSPKESDSHPSNNQNEKQNLAITPKTFVAEEKIDGQMVNVVDGLKLYENLLDSSEVSKLVSLVNELRATGRRGQCQGQTYILSKRPMKGHGREMIQLGLPIADAPAEDENATGTSKERRVESIPALLQDVIEHFVAMQVMTMKPDSCIIDIYNEGDHSQPHMWPPWFGKPVSVLFLTECELTFGKVIDTLHHGDYKGSLKLSVAPGSFLVMQGKSSDLAKHAIPVIRKQRMLVTFTKSQPKKLTSNDGPRLPSHTGAPSSHWGPPPSRSPNHLRHHVPKHYAAIPTTGVLLVPPIRPQIPPPNGVQPLFMTTPVAAPMPFPAPVPIPPVSTGWPTSSPRHPSARLPVPIPGTGVFLPPPGSGNASSALQLSAIATEMNFPTETDKEKENGPGKSNQDTSGSPKEKSAEKTQRQDSNGDVDGIAVKKEEQQRVSHTVAGQSAGAV, encoded by the exons atgGCAATGCCACCAGGAAATGTGGTCATACCGGACAAAGTTCAGTTTCCTGCTGGTGCTGTCGGTGGCGGAGGTGGTGGAAATGAGATCCACCAGCACCAACTCCAAAGGCACCAGTGGTTCCCTGTCGACGAGCGCGACGGGTTTATCTCGTGGCTGAGGGGGGAATTCGCTGCTGCCAATGCGATTATTGATTCTCTCTGCCACCACCTGCGTGCCGTCGGGGAAGCTGGTGAGTATGATTTAGTTGTAGGGTGTATACAGCAGAGGAGGAGTAATTGGAATCATGTGCTGCATATGCAGCAGTACTTTTCGGTGGGGGAGGTTATTGTTGCATTGCAACAAGTTGTATTGAGGagacagcagcagcagcagcagaatcACCATCATCAGCAGAGGTTTTATTACGATCACGGTAAAGTTGGGGGAAGGGATTTTAAAAGATCTTCGAGTGCCGGGTTTAATAGAGGACAcaggggtggtggtggtggtggtggtgatgcaGTGAAAGAAGGGGTTAATTCTAGTGTAGAGAATCATAGTTTTAATGGAAATTCTTCGGAGAATATTAGGAGTGAGAAATTTGAGGAGGTAAAATCCGGTGGTGATGGTGGGAAATCTGACGATAAGAAAG ATGCTACTGCAAAATCACATACAGATAACCACAAGAATAGTTCGGGGAATGCACAAGGAACCGTTTCTGGAAATTCAGAAGCTGTGGCTGTTGATGATTGGTCTAGCCCCAAAG AGAGTGATTCACATCCTAGCAACAATCAGAATGAGAAGCAGAATCTTGCTATCACTCCAAAAACATTTGTTGCCGAGGAGAAGATAGATGGACAGATG GTTAATGTGGTTGATGGACTGAAATTGTATGAAAACTTGCTTGATAGCTCGGAAGTTTCAAAGCTTGTTTCTTTGGTTAATGAGTTAAGAGCTACTGGGAGAAGAGGACAGTGTCAAG GTCAGACATATATCCTCTCCAAAAGGCCCATGAAGGGACATGGAAGGGAGATGATACAATTGGGTCTTCCCATTGCAGATGCACCCGCAGAAGATGAAAATGCAACTGGGACCTCCAAAG AACGGAGAGTAGAATCCATTCCTGCATTGCTGCAAGATGTAATCGAACATTTTGTTGCCATGCAAGTTATGACCATGAAGCCAGACTCTTGCATAATTGATATCTATAATGAG GGTGATCACTCCCAGCCTCACATGTGGCCTCCATGGTTTGGAAAGCCTGTTTCAGTTCTTTTCTTGACAGAATGTGAGCTGACTTTTGGGAAAGTAATTGATACCCTGCATCACGGGGATTATAAAGGGTCTCTCAAGCTTTCTGTTGCACCTGG ATCCTTCCTTGTGATGCAAGGGAAGTCATCAGATTTGGCCAAGCATGCAATCCCCGTGATTAGAAAGCAACGGATGCTTGTTACCTTCACCAAGTCTCAACCAAAGAAACTTACATCTAATGATGGCCCGCGGCTTCCTTCACACACTGGAGCCCCATCTTCCCATTGGGGTCCACCACCAAGCAGATCCCCGAATCATCTTCGTCATCATGTGCCGAAGCATTACGCAGCAATTCCAACAACTGGTGTACTGTTGGTGCCGCCTATTCGGCCTCAAATTCCACCTCCAAATGGTGTACAGCCACTCTTCATGACCACCCCAGTTGCAGCGCCAATGCCATTCCCTGCACCAGTTCCCATCCCACCAGTTTCAACTGGATGGCCTACATCCTCTCCAAGGCATCCTTCGGCTCGCCTACCTGTCCCCATCCCCGGCACAGGTGTTTTCCTCCCTCCTCCAGGTTCCGGCAATGCATCATCTGCACTGCAGTTGTCTGCGATTGCGACTGAGATGAATTTTCCTACAGAGacagacaaagaaaaagaaaatggaccAGGGAAGTCCAATCAGGATACAAGTGGTTCTCCAAAAGAGAAATCTGCTGAAAAGACTCAAAGACAAGACTCCAATGGAGATGTGGATGGAATAGCTGTGAAAAAGGAAGAACAGCAACGTGTTAGCCATACAGTAGCTGGCCAGTCAGCTGGAGCCGTgtag
- the LOC118054590 gene encoding purple acid phosphatase 3 isoform X1: MSGLVLLSLMPTVLLGFAALLSAAELQRFEHAAKADGSLSLLVVGDWGRRGAYNQTEVALQMGITGEKLDIDFIISTGDNFYEGGLNGVEDPAFYESFTRIYTAPSLQKQWYNVLGNHDYRGDVEAQLSPVLREMDSKWLCLRSFIVNTEIAEFFFVDTTPFVNKYFLEPEDHVYDWSGILPRKSYLSNLMEDLDMALKESVAKWKIVVGHHTIKSAGQHGNTVELNLQLLPILQANNVDLYINGHDHCLEHISSSESPLQFLTSGGGSKAWRGDVTWWDPKEMKFYYDGQGFMSVQITQNEVDVVFYDVSGEVLHKWSRTKRISSAVL, encoded by the exons ATGTCTGGTCTTGTGCTTCTGAGTCTCATGCCCACTGTTCTTCTAGGTTTCGCTGCTCTTCTCTCTGCAGCTGAGCTTCAGCGATTCGAACATGCTGCCAAAGCCGATGGATCTCTAAGCCTTCTGGTTGTTGGAGACTGGGGAAGAAGAGGAGCATATAACCAGACCGAAGTTGCTCTTCAG ATGGGAATAACGGGAGAGAAATTGGACAttgattttataatctcaaCTGGAGATAATTTCTACGAAGGTGGATTAAACGGCGTGGAGGATCCAGCTTTTTATGAGTCATTTACGAGAATTTATACAGCTCCTAGCCTGCAAAAGCAATGGTACAATG TTCTGGGAAACCATGACTACAGGGGTGATGTCGAGGCACAATTGAGTCCAGTCCTTAGAGAAATGGATAGCAAATGGCTTTGCCTAAGATCATTTATCGTCAACACCG AAATAGCTGAGTTTTTCTTCGTGGACACAACTCCTTTCGTCAACAAATACTTCCTCGAGCCAGAGGACCATGTGTATGATTGGAGTGGCATATTACCGAGGAAGAGTTACCTTTCAAATCTCATGGAG GATTTGGACATGGCGCTGAAAGAATCCGTTGCAAAATGGAAGATTGTTGTTGGTCACCATACAATTAAGAGTGCCGGACAACATGGTAACACCGTCGAGCTCAATTTACAACTCCTCCCGATCCTCCAG gcAAATAATGTCGATCTTTATATAAACGGACATGACCATTGCTTGGAACACATAAGCAGCAGTGAAAG CCCGCTTCAATTCTTGACAAGTGGTGGTGGGTCAAAGGCATGGAGGGGCGACGTGACCTGGTGGGATCCGAAGGAAATGAAGTTCTATTATGACGGGCAAGGTTTCATGTCGGTCCAAATTACTCAAAATGAAGTTGATGTTGTGTTCTATGATGTTTCTGGCGAAGTTCTGCACAAATGGAGCAGGACTAAACGGATATCCTCTGCAGTGCTGTAG
- the LOC118054590 gene encoding purple acid phosphatase 3 isoform X2, which translates to MSGLVLLSLMPTVLLGFAALLSAAELQRFEHAAKADGSLSLLVVGDWGRRGAYNQTEVALQMGITGEKLDIDFIISTGDNFYEGGLNGVEDPAFYESFTRIYTAPSLQKQWYNVLGNHDYRGDVEAQLSPVLREMDSKWLCLRSFIVNTEIAEFFFVDTTPFVNKYFLEPEDHVYDWSGILPRKSYLSNLMEDLDMALKESVAKWKIVVGHHTIKSAGQHGNTVELNLQLLPILQANNVDLYINGHDHCLEHISSSERCKSDSRYRNNERKGEVGINAKLKL; encoded by the exons ATGTCTGGTCTTGTGCTTCTGAGTCTCATGCCCACTGTTCTTCTAGGTTTCGCTGCTCTTCTCTCTGCAGCTGAGCTTCAGCGATTCGAACATGCTGCCAAAGCCGATGGATCTCTAAGCCTTCTGGTTGTTGGAGACTGGGGAAGAAGAGGAGCATATAACCAGACCGAAGTTGCTCTTCAG ATGGGAATAACGGGAGAGAAATTGGACAttgattttataatctcaaCTGGAGATAATTTCTACGAAGGTGGATTAAACGGCGTGGAGGATCCAGCTTTTTATGAGTCATTTACGAGAATTTATACAGCTCCTAGCCTGCAAAAGCAATGGTACAATG TTCTGGGAAACCATGACTACAGGGGTGATGTCGAGGCACAATTGAGTCCAGTCCTTAGAGAAATGGATAGCAAATGGCTTTGCCTAAGATCATTTATCGTCAACACCG AAATAGCTGAGTTTTTCTTCGTGGACACAACTCCTTTCGTCAACAAATACTTCCTCGAGCCAGAGGACCATGTGTATGATTGGAGTGGCATATTACCGAGGAAGAGTTACCTTTCAAATCTCATGGAG GATTTGGACATGGCGCTGAAAGAATCCGTTGCAAAATGGAAGATTGTTGTTGGTCACCATACAATTAAGAGTGCCGGACAACATGGTAACACCGTCGAGCTCAATTTACAACTCCTCCCGATCCTCCAG gcAAATAATGTCGATCTTTATATAAACGGACATGACCATTGCTTGGAACACATAAGCAGCAGTGAAAG GTGTAAAAGTGACTCACGGTACAGAAACAACGAAAGGAAAGGGGAGGTAGGCATAAATGCGAAACTGAAGCTTTAA
- the LOC118054579 gene encoding uncharacterized protein yields MLLSREMGAGSLKPPRLILHNFLTSEECKELEFIHKSSSTVGYRPNVFSTTLSHLIATNSSPFLIPFVPIRERLKEKVEHFFGCEYELCVEFTGLISWCRGASIGWHCDDNRSYLKQRHFTAVCYLNSYGKDFKGGLFHFQDGEPATLVPMAGDVAIYTADSCNIHAVDEIIEGERLTLTLWFSRDSAHDEDAKLISLLSKNMPELKLPMLASSNMYWFSLDPASHQQLGFDICLARMHVLGFDMCSCQAEGLFSDSTELLMEPLQLARGNELFKQEFVNILHALQAVQFHHWKASDLPDAQSEVEPGDVDHVVRLSKSQQEVVKSLRSQLLKDHQLVEMIFSCAICSRNQQNFDWERFSAAIVGLEDYTSKLHKELLMSLPYWRTHGIIYSVPPECS; encoded by the exons ATGCTTCTAAGCAGGGAGATGGGAGCAGGGAGCCTGAAGCCGCCGCGTCTCATCCTTCACAATTTCCTCACCAGCGAAGAATGCAAG gaATTGGAATTCATACACAAAAGCAGCAGCACAGTTGGGTACAGGCCCAACGTGTTCTCCACCACTCTTTCCCATCTCATAGCCACCAATTCTTCTCCCTTTCTCATCCCTTTTGTTCCCATCCGAGAGAGGCTGAAAGAAAAAGTTGAACACTTTTTTGGCTGCGAGTATGAGCTCTGCGTCGAATTCACTGGCTTAAttag CTGGTGTAGAGGAGCTAGCATTGGATGGCACTGTGATGATAACAGGTCCTATCTCAAGCAACGGCACTTTACG gcAGTGTGTTATTTGAATAGCTATGGGAAGGATTTCAAAGGCGGACTTTTTCACTTCCAGGATGGGGAACCAGCTACTCTTGTTCCCATGGCCGGA gATGTTGCCATATATACAGCTGACAGTTGCAATATTCATGCTGTCGATGAg ATAATTGAAGGAGAGAGACTTACGCTTACACTGTGGTTTAGCCGTGATAGTGCCCATGATGAGGATGCAAAACTCATTTCCCTTCTATCAAAAAACATGCCTGAATTGAAGCTACCTATGCTGGCATCCAGCAATATGTACTGGTTTTCTCTGGATCCAGCATCCCACCAACAGTTAGGATTTGATATATGCTTGGCAAGAATGCATGTGCTTGGGTTTGATATGTGTTCTTGTCAAGCAGAAGGCTTGTTTTCAGATTCCACAGAACTACTAATGGAGCCCCTGCAGTTAGCAAGGGGAAATGAGTTGTTTAAGCAGGAGTTTGTCAACATTTTGCATGCACTTCAG GCGGTACAATTTCACCATTGGAAAGCTTCAGACCTGCCAGATGCTCAATCTGAAGTAGAACCTGGGGATGTGGACCATGTGGTACGATTATCAAAATCACAGCAGGAAGTGGTTAAAAGCCTCAGATCTCAGCTCTTGAAGGATCATCAATTGGTTGAAATGATATTCAGTTGCGCCATTTGCAGCAGGAATCAGCAAAACTTTGACTGGGAAAGATTTTCAGCTGCAATTGTTGGCTTGGAAGACTATACCTCTAAATTACATAAAGAATTACTAATGAGCTTACCATACTGGAGAACTCACGGAATTATATACAGTGTCCCCCCCGAATGTTCTTAG
- the LOC118054604 gene encoding annexin D5, with translation MTTSTKPSMQKSSRDDAEQLSRAFKGLGCDAAVVFNILALRNASQRDRIQQEYETLFSDDLKKQLAHELHGHLKKAVLLWMKSPTERDVTTLRQALTGPIIDVKAATEIICTRTSSQIRQIKQVYSPTFGTRLEYDIGCHTSDDHKKLLLAFIAITRYDGPEIDSVLVEDDAKVINKIGVKKSGMDESTFIQIFTERSSAHLIALASVYHKMFGKELRKTIKREASGNFKYALLTILQYAVDPTKHYATVLRKATKGLGTDDSTLIRILVTRAEIDLQKIEEEFLKKYKRPLPEVVHSETSGHYRAFLLSLLGSKY, from the exons ATGACAACCTCCACAAAACCTTCAATGCAAAAATCTTCACGTGATGATGCCGAGCAACTAAGCCGTGCTTTCAAAG GATTAGGCTGTGATGCTGCCGTAGTTTTCAATATTCTTGCACTTAGAAATGCATCTCAACGTGATAGAATTCAACAAGAATACGAGACCTTGTTCTCTGATGACCTCAAAAAACAATTGGCTCATGAGCTTCACGGCCACCTCAAG aaaGCAGTTTTATTATGGATGAAAAGTCCCACAGAACGGGATGTTACAACATTGAGACAGGCTTTGACAGGACCTATTATTGATGTCAAAGCTGCCACTGAAATCATATGTACCCGCACTTCATCCCAGATTCGACAGATTAAGCAAGTTTACTCTCCTACTTTTGGCACGCGACTTGAGTATGACATTGGGTGTCACACATCCGATGATCATAAAAAG tTGCTACTCGCATTTATAGCAATAACACGATACGATGGCCCAGAAATTGATAGTGTGTTGGTAGAGGATGATGCTAAAGTTATCAACAAAATTGGGGTGAAGAAATCTGGAATGGATGAGAGCACTTTCATTCAGATTTTCACTGAAAGAAGCTCTGCACATTTGATTGCCCTTGCTTCTGTTTACCATAAAATGTTTGGAAAGGAACTGAGAAAG ACAATTAAAAGAGAAGCATCAGGGAATTTCAAGTATGCCCTTCTAACAATTTTGCAATATGCTGTTGATCCAACAAAGCACTATGCAACG GTGTTGCGCAAGGCAACGAAAGGTTTGGGTACAGACGATAGTACTCTAATCAGGATACTGGTTACGAGGGCAGAGATTGATCTGCAGAAGATCGAGGAAGAGTTCTTGAAGAAGTACAAAAGACCATTACCTGAAGTTGTTCATTCAGAGACATCAGGTCACTACAGGGCCTTCCTTCTTTCCCTCTTAGGCTCTAAGTACTAG